A genomic stretch from Styela clava chromosome 5, kaStyClav1.hap1.2, whole genome shotgun sequence includes:
- the LOC120344391 gene encoding cell division cycle 7-related protein kinase-like: MSKPELLETLNNCEFLSKKLKLEICNSNITSLRSDTVKCLDVLKPIHSENNEDNEENSNCNLTSISPPFPSRRRLRGVLQNKTNVQDFNDKKTLNTKTKEKEPVLKDATNPGTIIELVSKVPSVQKYFDVKKRIGWGTFSSVFLASEKQTDVECSRNYCALKHIYSCSANTKRVLFETKCLKEIGGSDNVVGLKSILGNGSEHVLVMPFHKHDRFSTLIRELSLEGVRCYMRNLLTALRRVHKFNVIHRDVKPSNFLYDFKSGSCALVDFGLAHNAHFYKPSKTHSGMISQQRTRTRSVPVSEPVRARSVKHIKKSGSVTCSRSPLHTRSSSMVAMAKNINRLSAVGARKRPADESFKPAQNNIPTGTPVHKRLCIKPDMLDLAQCSSERFTATPRPTFRYRPGFEPRGIPIFLPQASTPSPASVSSERGITSPLAGCTLRSQPNSGKTIGDVLPSIRTKSRTRDIWSKPHQTKKKHCSSKLVAPRAGTSGFRAPEVLIRCPHQTTAVDVWSAGVMFLSLLTGRYPFFKPSDDMESLAQMIAVFGSEKIKKIARCCGKKLTSPFFCSGHNLKNVVETFRKISEEKKEGFIKPASTIQHSASSNSPSTFTKNKTQKLASHVYIPPYPMETIPASAYDLLNKLLDVNPLTRLSAKEALNHEFFS; this comes from the exons ATGTCGAAGCCCGAGTTATTGGAAACCTTGAACAACTgtgaatttttatcaaaaaaattgaaacttgaAATTTGCAATTCTAACATTACATCACTGAGATCGGATACTGTAAAATGTTTGGATGTATTAAAGCCCATACATTCAGAAAAtaatgaag ACAATGAAGAAAATTCAAATTGCAATCTCACATCGATAAGTCCACCATTCCCATCTCGAAGACGACTACGTGGCGTATTACAGAACAAGACCAATGTTCAAGACTTCAACGATAAAAAGACATTGAATACCAAAACGAAGGAAAAAGAACCTGTTTTGAAGG ATGCAACAAACCCTGGTACGATAATAGAACTTGTTTCTAAAGTTCCTTCTGTGCAGAAATATTTCGACGTCAAGAAGAGGATTGGCTGGG GCACATTCAGCAGTGTATTTCTTGCGTCTGAGAAGCAAACAGATGTGGAATGTTCTAGAAATTATTGTGCACTGAAGCATATCTACTCCTGTTCTGCAAATACAAAGAGAGTTTTGTTTGAAACGAAATGCTTGAAGGAGATTGG AGGTTCTGACAACGTCGTTGGACTGAAAAGTATCCTGGGAAACGGATCTGAACACGTACTTGTAATGCCTTTTCATAAACATGACAGATTTTCG ACTTTAATCAGAGAGTTATCTCTGGAAGGAGTCCGTTGCTACATGCGTAATTTATTAACAGCGTTACGGCGAGTCCACAAATTCAATGTGATACATCGAGATGTCAAACCGAGTAATTTTCTTTACGATTTTAAATCTGGAAG CTGTGCACTGGTTGATTTTGGCCTAGCGCACAACGCTCACTTTTACAAGCCGTCCAAAACCCACAGCGGAATGATATCACAACAGCGGACTCGCACAAGATCAGTTCCTGTTTCCGAGCCTGTCAGGGCAAGATCAGTCAAGCATATCAAGAAATCAGGAAGCGTGACATGTTCGCGTTCACCACTTCACACTCGGAGTTCTTCAATGGTCGCCATGGCGAAAAATATTAATAGATTAAGCGCAGTGGGTGCTCGTAAACGACCAGCTGACGAATCGTTTAAGCCTGCACAGAATAACATTCCTACCGGAACTCCAG tgcACAAGCGTCTTTGCATCAAACCAGATATGCTTGATTTAGCACAATGCTCATCAGAGCGTTTCACCGCCACTCCAAGACCAACATTCCGTTACCGTCCCGGTTTTGAACCAAGGGGAATCCCCATTTTCCTCCCCCAAGCTTCTACACCCTCCCCAGCAAGTGTAAGCAGTGAAAGGGGAATTACTTCACCATTAGCTGGATGTACGCTGCGAAGTCAGCCAAATTCTGGAAAAACAATCGGGGACGTACTTCCGAGTATTCGAACAAAATCTCGGACACGAGATATCTGGTCAAAGCCGCATCAAACGAAAAAGAAACACTGCTcaag TAAGCTTGTTGCACCAAGAGCTGGTACGTCGGGATTCAGAGCCCCAGAAGTTTTGATCCGATGTCCTCATCAAACCACGG CTGTGGATGTTTGGTCAGCCGGTGTTATGTTTCTTTCGCTACTGACAGGCCGATACCCGTTCTTCAAACCGTCCGATGATATGGAATCTCTAGCACAAATGATAGCAGTGTTTGGTTcagaaaaaattaagaaaattgcTCGTTGTTGTG GTAAAAAACTGACGTCACCGTTTTTCTGTTCTGGTCATAATTTGAAGAATGTTGTGGAAACGTTCAGAAAAATTTCAGAGGAGAAAAAAGAAG GTTTCATCAAACCTGCGTCTACAATCCAACACTCAGCCTCATCAAACAGTCCTAGTACCTTCACAAAGAATAAAACACAGAAACTGGCATCACACGTCTACATTCCCCCCTACCCCATGGAAACCATACCAGCCTCTGCTTACGATTTGCTGAATAAATTATTAGACGTCAATCCTCTCACTAGGTTGTCTGCGAAAGAAGCGCTCAACCACGAGTTTTTTTCTTAA